Proteins encoded in a region of the Dreissena polymorpha isolate Duluth1 chromosome 6, UMN_Dpol_1.0, whole genome shotgun sequence genome:
- the LOC127835341 gene encoding uncharacterized protein LOC127835341 encodes MADTITCAVLIVFLVYGSNCGSIDRREVPSFSNGQIVGTVGSHHIVEASGLAASRKNPGLLYTHNDHGYDAEIFVITTTGHRQSTITLAGITHNDLEDIALGPCAAGSADDCLYIGDIGNAGGHARNNVYRIREPSDLRHDTTIHVSDGDKLEFKWNETDCETLMVDPNANLYIISKAPNGRGIIAQLPTSAWGTGTRVAISSTAYLNIDSTHNDPVGGDISPSGNRVLLQAQESVYYWDIKAEHDYLSVLQTPGVKLPYIREPKAQSICWSADEHGYYTLGEGQDQPLYLYTMTESPIVG; translated from the exons ATGGCGGATACTATTACGTGTGCAGTTCTTATTGTTTTCCTTGTGTACGGTTCGAATTGTGGAAGTATTGACAGGAGAGAGG TACCATCTTTTTCAAACGGGCAAATTGTTGGAACAGTCGGTTCGCATCATATTGTTGAGGCATCCGGTTTAGCTGCTAGTCGAAAAAACCCAGGTTTACTGTATACTCATAACGACCACGGTTATGACGCGGAAATCTTCGTCATCACCACGACCGGACACCGACAATCCACTATCACATTGGCGGGAATCACTCACAACGACTTAGAAGATATTGCTCTAGGCCCATGCGCTGCCGGAAGCGCTGATGATTGTTTATACATTG GCGACATTGGTAACGCTGGTGGCCATGCAAGAAACAACGTGTATCGAATCCGAGAGCCGAGCGACCTCCGACATGACACAACCATCCACGTCTCAGATGGTGACAAACTAGAGTTTAA ATGGAACGAAACAGACTGTGAGACGTTAATGGTGGACCCAAATGCAAACCTGTACATCATATCAAAGGCACCTAATGGACGGGGTATCATTGCACAG CTGCCTACTTCAGCCTGGGGAACGGGTACCAGAGTGGCGATTTCTTCGACCGCGTACCTGAACATTGACTCCACCCATAATGACCCCGTGGGAGGGGATATTTCACCCTCAGGGAATAGGGTTCTCTTACAG GCTCAGGAGAGCGTGTACTATTGGGACATCAAGGCCGAACACGACTATCTTAGCGTACTGCAGACCCCGGGTGTCAAGCTACCTTACATTCGAGAGCCCAAGGCTCAGAGTATCTGCTGGAGCGCTGATGAACATGGCTATTACACCCTTGGGGAAGGACAGGACCAGCCACTGTATCTATACACAATGACAGAGTCGCCTATTGTGGGATAA